The Acinetobacter chinensis genomic sequence TCCTGCGGCTTTTCTGTATTTTCCTTTTATCTCCCCCTTACGAGGGGGGACTTCTATATCAAAGTCTGAAACTGAGAATGAAACATGGCTTTTAAAAATTTCGAAGTTGTACACGTTGTGGCAATGGATCAGCAGAACTGCATTGGTAAAGGCAATGATTTGCCGTGGCACATTTCCGCAGACTTGAAACACTTTAAGGAAATCACTCAGGGCGGTGTCGTGCTCATGGGCAGAAAAACACTGGAGTCGATGGGCAGAGCTTTACCCAAGCGCGTCAACTGGGTGATCACCCGGGATACCCGCTGGTCATTTGATACAGTCAAAACAGCGCACAGCATCGAAGAAGCACTGCAACTTGCAACAACTGATGTACTCGCATCTGAAAAGCCAAACAGTATTTTTATTATCGGTGGCGGTGAAATTTTTAAGCAGACCATTGATATTGCTGACCGTCTTGAACTGACTCATGTCGAACTCGATGTCCAGGGAGATGCCCACTACCCTGCTGTACCTGCTGAGTTCCATAAAACAGCTTCTGAAAAACATATTGACGACAAAACAGGCATTGCTTTTGAGTTCGCAACTTATCAAAAATAAGTAAAACCATAAGCATAAATATGTCGCATGCCAACAACAGATAAAAAGGAATTTATCAGAACCGTTGCCGTAGGGTTTCTGCATTTTATATTCAGCCTGGCAGTCCTGCTCAGCTCGCTTTGGCTGTGCATGGCACTCTGGTTCCAGGCACCTGTCAGTCCACTTTTCAGCAAACTGCTGATGGGTTTATGGATACTGTTTGCACTGAGTATTTTAGGCATCTATTTTACGGGGCATATTTTCAGCCGCACTAAAGATATTCTACTTTATCTGATTATTTTCATCCTCAGTCTGTGCTGGTACTTCAGTATTGAACCCCGTCAGGACAGACAGTGGAATCCTGAAGTCGCCCGCATGCTCAGTTATGAAAAACAAGGCAATCTGGTGACGCTGCATAATGTCCGTAATTTTAACTGGCATGCAGATGGCAGCTATGATGAACGCTGGGAAACCCGCCAGTATGATCTGAACAGTATTACAGGCATCAATATTATTACCTCTTACTGGATGGGACCTCAGATTGCACATACCCTGGTGAGTTTTGATTTTGCCAATGCGGCACCCCTGACCTTTTCCATCGAAATCAGAAAAGAGCAGAATGAAGAATTTTCAGCACTGGGTGGATTTTTCAGAAAATACGAACTCAGCCTGATTGCATCGGATGAAAAAGATATTGTGTTTACCCGCAGCAATATCCGCAAAGAACAGGTTTATTTCTTCCCTGTTCAGATGCCCCGTCCCGAAATGAAAGCACTCTTTGAAGAATATCTGCAGAAAGCAGATCAGCTTGCCGATACTCCACGCTGGTACAACACTTTGACCAGTAACTGTACGACACTGATTTTTGACATGGTACAGGCCGTGACATGGCAGCCTTTACCTATCGATTACCGCTTGCTGGCATCGGGCTATCTGCCTAATTATATGTATGATTTAAAAGCCCTGGATCAACAGCTGACTTTACAGCAATGGTATCAGACCGCCCATATCAACCCTCGCGTACAGGATCATGACACCCTCAGCAGTGCCCGTTTTTCAGCACTGGCCCGTCAGGGATTACCCTTATCTGACGCCTATTAAAATAAAGATACAATTCCTGCTGGAGCTGTTCACAATTATTTGTTTATATGTAGGCAAGTCATTTAAAACATGAGTATTTCCATAATGTTAAAAAACTTACTTGCAGTTGGGGTTATCGGTACAGCTATTCTTGTCACAGGTTGCCAGACCACACCAAATGCAGCAGCAGGCATCCAGGCAAATAACCTGAGCCTGTTACAGAGCAAGACCTGGTATCTGACCCAGATTGGTCATACTGAAATTAAAACAACAGCAGACCGTAACACACCAACCTTGCAGTTTGACCAGGCAACTCAGCGTCTGAGCGGTTCTGATGGCTGTAACCGCATTATGGGCAGTTATACCGCTGGGCGTGACACGCTGACCCTGGGACCTGTAGCTTCTACCCGCATGGCATGTCTGAACAACAGCAATATTGACCAGCAGTTTAATGAAGCGCTGGCAAAAACCGCTAATTATCAGGCTTATGGCAAAACCCTGAAACTGACCGACCGACATGGCAATGTTGTCCTTCAGTTCACCAGTGAAGTCCCACAGCAGTAAGATCAAAAAAGCCTGATTTCAGGCTTTTTTCTTTTTTCAGCAGCATGGACATTGCAGCTTGATGATTCGTCCCTATATACATACTGAAAATAAAATAAGGAAGCAGTTATGCAACAGGCTTTATTAGGCGGTGGATGCTTCTGGTGTGTCGAAGCCGTATTTCTGCAGCTCAAAGGTGTGACTCAGGTCATCAGTGGTTATGCAGGCGGAAATACCGTTCAGCCCAGCTATGAAGATATCTGTCGTGGCGACACCGAGCATGCTGAAGTCATTCAGGTAGAATTTGATGAAAATCAGATCAGTTATGAGCAGTTGCTGAATGTATTTTTTGCAACACATGACCCGACTACACTGAACCGTCAGGGCAATGACATTGGGACTCAGTACCGTTCTGTGATCTATTATTATAATGATGAACAGAAACAGACCGCAGACCAGCTCATACAGCAACTCAAGGAAGAAGGTCTGGACATCGTGACTGAAGTCAGTCCTGTACCTGTGTTTTATGTTGCCGAAGAATATCATCAGAACTTCTTTGCCAGAAATCCTGCACAGGGCTACTGTAATTTCGCGATTCCACCGAAACTGATGAAACTGCAAAGTAAATTTCAGGAACTGCTCAAAGACTGAACACCGGGTTCATGCATAAAAAGTACACCCTTTATTCGCCATAAAATCATCTGCTGTCCTCAGCAGATTTTTTATTGATGGATCCGTATTTTTCAGATCATCGCATCTGGTAATATCAAAAAACTGAAAATCTTAAACAAACAGTTGAAAAATATCAGGTTCATCTGCATAGTCAGACTCAAATTCCTGATCTTTAAAATAACGATACAAAATGAAAAAAACTGCCCTGATCCTCTCCATCTGTTCACTGTTTATGCTGTCTGCCTGCAGCACACCCGAACAGCGTGCCTTCAAAAAAGCCACCAAAGAAGCGCAATCCGGCAAAGTAGATGCCCAGATTCAGCTGGCGGACATGTATCTGAATGCTCAGGGCACTGAAAAAAATGTACAGGAAGCCACCCGCTGGTATATTCAGGCAGCACAGCAGCAGGATACCCGGGCTTTTCAGTGGTTAAGACAGCAGGCACTTCAGGGAAATACTCAGGCAGCCACAACCATGACCCAGCTGATTGAACGTGGTAATGTACATTTTGCCCAGTGGATGCTGACACTCGCAGAACAGGGAGACAGTCAGGCACAATACGCAGCAGGCTGGATGTATGACACAGGAAAAGGACTGATCAAAGATAAGAGTAAAGCACAGTACTGGTATCAGAAAGCCGCCGATCAGGGCAATGTATTGGCAAAACAGGTACTGGGAAATATGTATTATTTTAATAAAATTCCTTCAGACGATCCAGAAACCGGTATCGAATATTTAAAAACAGCAGCACTGGAAAATAAAAACAATGATGCTGCGGTCAAAGTCGCACATTATTATCACTATGACGTCAGAGATGGACAACAGGCACTGAACTGGTACAGAAAATCTGCAGAACTGGGCGATCAGCATTCACAGCAGATGGTCGATACCTATGAACAGTGGAAAAATGAAGGACCGCTTGAAATACCGACTGCTGAAAACTCAGAAACAGATCCATCAGCTGAGTAAACATTAAAAAAGGACTGCATCATGCAGTCCTTTTTTAACACAGTTTCATTGACGTTTTTATCAATCAGGCTTTTACAGCAGTCTTCCAGCTGAAGTCCTGAGTCTGACCTTTCAGCGTCATGGTCAGCTGATCGCCCGGTAACAGTGCAGCCACACCCGCAGGTGTTCCTGTCATCACCACATCACCTGGTTCCAGGCTGAACACCTGACTGATATCGACCAGTAAAGTCCCGATATCAAACAGCAGCAGTGCAGTATCCCCTGACTGACGTAATTCATCATTGATATGCAGAGTGTAATGCACATCTGCCCAGTCCTTGATTTCTGAACGGCTGACCCAGTCGCCCAGCATACAGGAACCATCAAATGCTTTGGCACGCTCCCAGGGCTGTCCTTTCTTTTTCAGGTCATCCTGTAAATCACGTAAAGTCAGATCCAGCCCCAGTGTTACTGCGCCGATTGCCTCAAGTGCTCTGATCGGATCAGTTTCCTGCTTTAAAGGCTGATCAATACGTAATGTCAGTTCACATTCATAATGACAGTTTCCCCACTCAGGGTTCCAGGAAATACCCTCATCGAGTGAAATCAGGCTGCTCGGCGGTTTAATAAATAACACCGGACGGTCTGGAATTGCATTTCCAAGTTCTTTTGCATGATCTGCATAAATGCGACCAATACAGACAATTTTAGATGGACGTGAACTCATAGTCTGGCGTGCTCCTGTATTTCCATATCGCTGATTTGCACTTTTTCATGATTATTGTGCATCGTGCTCTTTAAGCACCTGCTCAGTTTAAACATCAGTATGAAAAAGTGCTGTTACATCTGTTTTACTTTTTAAATGTATTTTCAAATACAGTCTGATCAGCCTGAGTTTCAAAAGCACGTTTCGGTACAATCACCACAGTACGGCTTTTCATCTCAATCATATACGTCAGTTTACCAACAGCAAAATTCTGTACATCATGATAATGAATCATCTGTTTACGCCCATTGGCATACAGTTCAGCATGATCCTGATACAGATCCATACCCTGCTCACTTTTCCCGAACTGATATTTTACAAACTGGCGTTTAAACATCATCGGTAAAAACCAGTATCGCATAATGATCTGAAGTAACAGGAAAAAAGTACCCAGCGCAATATAGTAACGCCCTACGCCCTCAAACCCGATCATAAAGCCCCAGACAATAATACCTATACTGACCAGTGGGGTAATAAAGCGTGTAATCTGTTTTTTGCCAAAGGTAGCAAGGGAAAAACCATCCTGAGATTCTTCAAGATTCAGGTAATAACGCAAAGATAAAGCAGGCTTAGTCTCAGACATCGAACAATCATCAAATTGGCTATAACTGTTCTGGATTCTACACTGAATTTCCAGTTTTCCTCAGGTTTTTCCCTTTCAGATACATCATGTCACTACATTTTTCTGGAAAAATGGTAAAAATGACATTCAGAAAAATAAAAATGCAGATGGAACACTATGCGCATAATGCAATGGAAACTGCTCCTGGTCACGACACTGATCTGTAGCAGCAGCTGGGCGAAACTGACTGACTGGACCGACAATGTCCCTTCCAGTCTTTCACTGTTCAACAACAGTGCCGAAGAACTTGCGGGGCTGACTGCCAACCGTATTGTGATTTTTGCCCACCCTGTACAGCAGATTCATCTGCCCACCATGAAAAGCAATACTAAAACCTCAGCCCGTTTTTACAGTGGTGCAGTGGTCATTCCAACCAGCAACCAGAACATTGCAAAACTGCTTTCCACCTACAGCGGTTATGCAGGGCTTTTTCCCACAGTGAAATCTGTCAGAATCCTGGAGCAGAAAGACAGTATCAGTCAGGTCAGATATTCCATTCATATCCCGACTCCAATTCCAGTACTGAACTTTAAAGAAAATATCACCATGCAGCATCATCTGACTGCAAACAGCATTTCAAGCCTGGTGATAGATGCACCGATTCCGTATGGTGCAGGAAAACTGGAATGGTTTGATCTGGGCAACAATAAAACCCTGGTGACGATTACTCAATGGGGCGACCTGACTCAGCCCAAAGGTTTTATTTTCAGTAAAATTTTAAAAGCATTGCCTGAAGTCCGGCTTGGTATGCCCGCTGGTACAGATGCTTTTCTGCTTGAAGCACTGCAACGCCGCTACAGACCATCCAGCGCCACGCCATTAAAAGCAGGTGAATTGCCCTATCCATCACTGAACAGTCAGCAGATGCAGAAAATTGCCAGTCTAAGCCAGCAATCACAGGAACCTGTTTCTTTTATTCTGCCGCAAAATCAGGTGCCCTATACCCATGGTATGGAAAATATGCGTTTCACCACCAGCTACCAGTATTATGCTGCCACACCGGAAGCCTTACAACCCTGGCTGAAACCCACTGCATACAAAACGCTGTTTCCACGTCAGGTCAAACAGATTAAAAGCACCGCTGCAGGCAATAATGCAGAAGATGCTGCATTTAAAATTTCAGTCGGTCTGGGCGTGATCAGCATTCCCTTCGATTTTCAGATGCGCTTTCAATATCCTGATGCCACGCAGAACAGTTTTTATGCCAATGGTGGAGATTTAAAATTTGTGCGGGGTGCAATGCGGATCATTCCACAAAAAAATGGAACCCTGCTTAATGTCATCAGCGCTGTAAAAATTGATGAAAAAGCTCCGTTTCTGCTCAGGGCAATGCGCAGTCTCCCTTATCATGAGATACTGCCTGCTGTGGGTGGAAATACCGTTTTCACGTTAAAAATAAAGCAGAAACTGAAATAATTTTTTCATATTTGATGAATATTATAGACACAAAAAAACCGCATAAAATATGCGGTTTTTTTCATTTTACATCTGTCGATGTAATCAAACTGGTGCGCTCAGAGAGATTCGAACTCCCGACCCCTTAGTTCGTAGCCAAGTGCTCTATCCAGCTGAGCTATGAGCGCGACGTCTTGATGGGACGCATTATACGCCTTTTCACTTCGTTGTTAAGTGCTTTTTAACCTGAATGTCACTGAACGGATATATATTGGACGATTTCACTTTTATTCATACAAAAATTAAGCAATATATAATCTATTCCATATTTTAACTTTCATTTTTATATTCAAAAAATCAGAATCGTTCAACACGGGTCAATGACGATCATTTTTCTTGCTGACTCTCAGCAAACAGTTTCGGGTCAGCGGCCAGAAAATCAGACCTTTCATATCGTCTGTATTACAAACCACATTTCATTTCTTACAGGAAAACAGAATTATTGCCTGTGCTGCACCCGTAAACTTAACCACAATGCAGCAAAGCTGTAAAACATAAAACAATACAGTGCGAAGTATTCTGCCAGAAGCTGCATCATTCTGTACCTGTACAAAACCATCAGACACAAAAAAATCGCAACATGTGCGATTTAATAGTCATCCTGAAGATGTTCAAGTTGGTGCGCTCAGAGAGATTCGAACTCCCGACCCCTTAGTTCGTAGCCAAGTGCTCTATCCAGCTGAGCTATGAGCGCAATACTTGTGTTGCCTGCAAGGGCAATGCGTTGTAACGATTTAACTTATTGGTGCGCTCAGAGAGATTCGAACTCCCGACCCCTTAGTTCGTAGCCAAGTGCTCTATCCAGCTGAGCTATGAGCGCGACATAAGTAAATCGTTGGCGGTGAGAGAGGGATTCGAACCCTCGATACAGTTACCCGTATGCATCCTTAGCAGGGATGTGGTTTCAGCCACTCACCCATCTCACCGTAACGAGCCGCCATAATACAAAGTTAAACCCGATTCAGCAAGTCATAGTGCTAAAAAAAATAAAGAATTTCGCTCAATGAATTATTTTTTAAACAATTTGATGCTCAGGTACTGTTTTCTGTGGTTAAAAAACAATCCAGAGCACTCAGCTGCACTGTAAATCCACTGAAATGCCCCCATAAAACACATTATTGCAATCAATTACGTGCAGTCTTGTTCTGCATGTCTTATGCTTAACTTAATCTTCTGAACTGAAGCTAAAATACATGATGAAAAACTGGGAAGACCCTGAGGCAAAAGCCGAAGCACAACGTTATGAAAACCCAATCCCGAGCCGGACACTGATTCTTGAAACACTGGAACAGATGAATGCGCCACAGTCTCATGCAGACCTTGTCGAAAAATTTGATATTGCAGACCAGAAAAGTATAGATGCGCTGAGTCATCGTCTGAGTGCCATGGTTCGTGATGGGCAGTTGATGAAAGATGGTCACAGATTTCAGCCTGCTGCTGAACTGCCAGAACATGAAGCAACGGTTTATATCAACTCGAAAGGATTTGGTACTGCCAGCATTGCCGGGCAGGATGATCTGATGCTGCCTGAACGTGAATTACGCCTGGTCTTTAATGGCGACCAGGTGAAAGTCCGTCAGACTTCAGTAGACCGTAAAGGTAAGGCATGGGGATTTATTACCGAAGTCCTGCAGCATCGGGTGAAACAGATTATTGGTAAAGTCACTGTTCACGAAGGCGAATACTTTGTTCAGCCAGGCAATCCCAATGCGCATCAGCCCATTACGCTGGAAAAGGAACTGATTGAACACGCTAAGGTAAATGTCGGCGACTCAATCCGTGTTGCGATTGATGATTATCCAACCCGTGAAGAACTGGCGACTGGTCATATTATTCAGTCCATGGCAGATAAAGCCGACACTGAAATTATTATTCCACAGACCATTCTTGAGTTTGGTCTGCCTTATGAATTCCCTGAAGAAGTGATTGAGGAAGCTGAGCGGTTTAAAGAGCCGACTGCCAAAGACCGTGAAGGCCGTATAGATCTGCGTGATCTGCCTTTAGTCACGATTGATGGTGAAGACGCACGCGACTTTGATGATGCTGTCTATGCTGAAAAACGCCCTGGTGGGGGTTATCGCGTGGTCGTGGCAATTGCAGATGTGAGTCACTATGTCCGTATTGGTAAACCTCTGGATGATGAAGCTCAGGAACGCGGGACATCGGTGTATTTCCCTCACTATGTTCTGCCTATGCTGCCTGAAGCACTCTCCAATGGCTTGTGTTCTTTAAATCCTGATGTAGACCGTCTGTGTATGGTCTGCGATCTGAATTTAAGCCGTGCTGGTCGTGTGACAAAATTTGAGTTCTATCCATCTGTCATGCACTCTCAGGCACGTCTGACCTATACTCAGGTTGCTCAGTATCTGGATGGTGACAGTACTGCCGTTCCTGAAAACCGTGATGTACGCAAATCATTAAATACACTGTATCAACTGTATGAAACGCTGAAAGGTTTACGTGCAGAACGTCATGCAATGGAGTTTGAAACCGTTGAAACCTACATGACCTTCGATGAACTCGGTGGAATTAAAGAAATCCTGCCACGTTCACGTAATGTTGCCCATAAACTGATTGAAGAATGCATGCTGCTTGCCAACGTTGCAGCAGCTGAATACTGTCTGAAAAATGAAGTACCGATGCTGTACCGTGTGCATGAAGCACCTGAGTTTTCACGTATTCAGAAAGTAAAAGACTTTGTGAAGTTACTTGGTCTGCCCTTCCCTGATCAGCCAACACAGGCAGATTACCAGAAAGTGATTGAAGCAACCAAAGACCGTATTGATGCGCCAAGTATCCATGCTGTTCTGCTTCGCTCCATGATGCAGGCGTATTATGGTGCCAATAACCTGGGGCATTATGGTCTGGCTTATGAAGCGTATACACACTTTACTTCTCCAATCCGTCGCTATCCTGATCTGCTGTTACACCGTGCCATCAAAGCCAGTCTGACCACAAAGAAATATCCTCTTTCAGGTGCAGCACTGGACGATGCAGGAGAACACTTCTCTGCAACTGAACGTCGTGCAGATGAAGCCTCCCGTTCGGTCACATCCTGGCTGAAATGTCATTATCTGCAACAGCATCTGGGTGAAGAATTTGTCGGAACCATCAGTGCTGTTGCTGAGTTTGGTCTGTTTGTCACACTCAAAGACCTGTATGTCGATGGCATGATTCATGTCAGCCAGCTGGGCGATGACTACTTTGTTTATGATCAACCAAGCCAGAGCCTGGTTGGACAGTCCCGTGGACAGACATTCAGCCTGGGAGATGAAGTTAAAATTAAAGTTGCAGCCGTCAATCTTGAAGAACGCAAAATTGACTTTGAACTGTTACAGCAGCTGACTCATGCTGGACGTGCCATCCGCAGTAAAGCTCCACGGGTTGCAAAAACTCAGGCTTCAGAGCAGGTTTTTTCTGAGCGTCCCAGCAGACAGACTGCAGCACCCACAGGCGACGAAAATGGTGAGCGACCTCCCATTAAAAAGAAGCCCAAAGGAAAACCCAGTTCTTACAGCAAAAAGCCGGGTAAAAACACTGCAGCTAAGTCTGAAGCAAAGGCTAAAGATAAAGTGAAGAAAAAGACGAAAGCCAAAAAGAAAAAATCCAATGCGAAAGCAAAGGATGAATAATCTGAATTAAAAAGAGCGCTTCGGCGCTTTTTTTGTTTATGATGATTGAAATTTAACAACAAAATCTGTCATGGCAAAAAATTTGATCACAAAATATGATCATCACTATTATCTGATTTTCATTCTGTCCATTTCAGCCATCAGTGCAGCTTATGCAGTTTCATTTGTTAATTTTCATGCAACAGAAGCTGTCAATATCTTTGCTCTTTGTGCATCAGTCATACTCTATGCTGTTATCATTCTGTACTTCTGTTCTTTATACAGAAAACAGCAATGGATCATTCCCCGTTCGTGGCGAAATTTCCAGAAACGACCGTTGCTTTATTGTCTGATCATATTCCCCATCTGCTTTATCCCGGTCTGCTGGCTTAATTTTTCTCAGCTTTTTCCTATGTTTTATACGAAAATCACTGGAATTAAATCGGTTTAAATTTTAACAGCACATACAAAAGAACATCACTTTAAGAAAAAAACAACTTACTGCCTATCAAACAAATACTCCTGCTTACCTGTTTTAAGATCAGTGATCAGGAGTTTGAGCAGTACCAGAACAGAAAAGTCATGTTACAGATCACCAGCCAGAAAAGTTCACTCGGAACCATTGTCCACTCGATTGATCATATTCGAGTGTCCAGGAGCAGTCATTTGCAATGAGTCTGTATCCAGTCGAAATAAACAGATAGAGTGACGGCTTTTACTGACTTTAATACCGATCCATTTTCAGCATCATTTAAATCCAGTCTGAAAATGTATGAAATCCTGCAACACTGTTTAAATTTATTGTCAAAGCTTGATTTCCCCGTTCAGAAGCCCTACATCTATAAATAATTCAGGACATTATCTGGCATAAAGACATGACATTAGAA encodes the following:
- a CDS encoding dihydrofolate reductase, whose amino-acid sequence is MAFKNFEVVHVVAMDQQNCIGKGNDLPWHISADLKHFKEITQGGVVLMGRKTLESMGRALPKRVNWVITRDTRWSFDTVKTAHSIEEALQLATTDVLASEKPNSIFIIGGGEIFKQTIDIADRLELTHVELDVQGDAHYPAVPAEFHKTASEKHIDDKTGIAFEFATYQK
- a CDS encoding tetratricopeptide repeat protein; its protein translation is MKKTALILSICSLFMLSACSTPEQRAFKKATKEAQSGKVDAQIQLADMYLNAQGTEKNVQEATRWYIQAAQQQDTRAFQWLRQQALQGNTQAATTMTQLIERGNVHFAQWMLTLAEQGDSQAQYAAGWMYDTGKGLIKDKSKAQYWYQKAADQGNVLAKQVLGNMYYFNKIPSDDPETGIEYLKTAALENKNNDAAVKVAHYYHYDVRDGQQALNWYRKSAELGDQHSQQMVDTYEQWKNEGPLEIPTAENSETDPSAE
- the msrA gene encoding peptide-methionine (S)-S-oxide reductase MsrA; its protein translation is MQQALLGGGCFWCVEAVFLQLKGVTQVISGYAGGNTVQPSYEDICRGDTEHAEVIQVEFDENQISYEQLLNVFFATHDPTTLNRQGNDIGTQYRSVIYYYNDEQKQTADQLIQQLKEEGLDIVTEVSPVPVFYVAEEYHQNFFARNPAQGYCNFAIPPKLMKLQSKFQELLKD
- the rnr gene encoding ribonuclease R — encoded protein: MKNWEDPEAKAEAQRYENPIPSRTLILETLEQMNAPQSHADLVEKFDIADQKSIDALSHRLSAMVRDGQLMKDGHRFQPAAELPEHEATVYINSKGFGTASIAGQDDLMLPERELRLVFNGDQVKVRQTSVDRKGKAWGFITEVLQHRVKQIIGKVTVHEGEYFVQPGNPNAHQPITLEKELIEHAKVNVGDSIRVAIDDYPTREELATGHIIQSMADKADTEIIIPQTILEFGLPYEFPEEVIEEAERFKEPTAKDREGRIDLRDLPLVTIDGEDARDFDDAVYAEKRPGGGYRVVVAIADVSHYVRIGKPLDDEAQERGTSVYFPHYVLPMLPEALSNGLCSLNPDVDRLCMVCDLNLSRAGRVTKFEFYPSVMHSQARLTYTQVAQYLDGDSTAVPENRDVRKSLNTLYQLYETLKGLRAERHAMEFETVETYMTFDELGGIKEILPRSRNVAHKLIEECMLLANVAAAEYCLKNEVPMLYRVHEAPEFSRIQKVKDFVKLLGLPFPDQPTQADYQKVIEATKDRIDAPSIHAVLLRSMMQAYYGANNLGHYGLAYEAYTHFTSPIRRYPDLLLHRAIKASLTTKKYPLSGAALDDAGEHFSATERRADEASRSVTSWLKCHYLQQHLGEEFVGTISAVAEFGLFVTLKDLYVDGMIHVSQLGDDYFVYDQPSQSLVGQSRGQTFSLGDEVKIKVAAVNLEERKIDFELLQQLTHAGRAIRSKAPRVAKTQASEQVFSERPSRQTAAPTGDENGERPPIKKKPKGKPSSYSKKPGKNTAAKSEAKAKDKVKKKTKAKKKKSNAKAKDE
- a CDS encoding META domain-containing protein, translated to MLKNLLAVGVIGTAILVTGCQTTPNAAAGIQANNLSLLQSKTWYLTQIGHTEIKTTADRNTPTLQFDQATQRLSGSDGCNRIMGSYTAGRDTLTLGPVASTRMACLNNSNIDQQFNEALAKTANYQAYGKTLKLTDRHGNVVLQFTSEVPQQ
- a CDS encoding YcxB family protein, translated to MSETKPALSLRYYLNLEESQDGFSLATFGKKQITRFITPLVSIGIIVWGFMIGFEGVGRYYIALGTFFLLLQIIMRYWFLPMMFKRQFVKYQFGKSEQGMDLYQDHAELYANGRKQMIHYHDVQNFAVGKLTYMIEMKSRTVVIVPKRAFETQADQTVFENTFKK
- a CDS encoding fumarylacetoacetate hydrolase family protein → MSSRPSKIVCIGRIYADHAKELGNAIPDRPVLFIKPPSSLISLDEGISWNPEWGNCHYECELTLRIDQPLKQETDPIRALEAIGAVTLGLDLTLRDLQDDLKKKGQPWERAKAFDGSCMLGDWVSRSEIKDWADVHYTLHINDELRQSGDTALLLFDIGTLLVDISQVFSLEPGDVVMTGTPAGVAALLPGDQLTMTLKGQTQDFSWKTAVKA
- a CDS encoding Lnb N-terminal periplasmic domain-containing protein, which produces MPTTDKKEFIRTVAVGFLHFIFSLAVLLSSLWLCMALWFQAPVSPLFSKLLMGLWILFALSILGIYFTGHIFSRTKDILLYLIIFILSLCWYFSIEPRQDRQWNPEVARMLSYEKQGNLVTLHNVRNFNWHADGSYDERWETRQYDLNSITGINIITSYWMGPQIAHTLVSFDFANAAPLTFSIEIRKEQNEEFSALGGFFRKYELSLIASDEKDIVFTRSNIRKEQVYFFPVQMPRPEMKALFEEYLQKADQLADTPRWYNTLTSNCTTLIFDMVQAVTWQPLPIDYRLLASGYLPNYMYDLKALDQQLTLQQWYQTAHINPRVQDHDTLSSARFSALARQGLPLSDAY